In one window of Meiothermus sp. DNA:
- a CDS encoding type IV pilus twitching motility protein PilT — translation MHFEEMLTLLVHKGASDIHLHAGMPVLARIGGELRTITQSAITPEFTTSLVEKLCTPQQQARLHTFRQVDVAYSLPGLTRLRVNLFYQRGSISAVLHTLSSEDKDLSKVSLDAAYLEFFRDQRRGLVLVTGPIGAGKSTTLARLVDEINTHHTRVIVTVEDPIEYLHRPKRSAVIQREIGSDAVSYEKALLAAMRQNADVIVIGEIRDPATASAVLNAVYTGHLVLSTFVSSDSSSVLNRMLELFSQGERNINRVLLAESLLGIIHQRLVPTTDGERVPVTEVITMTPRIREALKQPSQTDRLREVLREQGLEGYQSFDENLLSLYNKGRVDYQTARLYAQNPTQFELAILRQSDNQGFGDWADE, via the coding sequence ATGCATTTTGAAGAAATGCTCACCCTGCTTGTGCATAAAGGTGCCTCGGACATCCACCTGCATGCTGGAATGCCGGTGCTGGCCCGTATCGGGGGCGAACTCAGAACCATCACCCAGAGTGCCATCACCCCGGAGTTCACCACCAGCCTGGTCGAGAAACTGTGTACACCCCAACAACAAGCCCGCCTGCACACCTTTCGTCAGGTGGATGTGGCTTATAGCCTGCCGGGCCTGACCCGGCTACGGGTGAACCTCTTTTACCAGCGGGGTTCTATCAGTGCGGTGCTGCATACCCTGAGCAGCGAGGACAAAGACCTCAGCAAGGTGAGCCTGGACGCGGCGTACCTCGAGTTCTTCCGCGACCAGCGCCGGGGCCTGGTGCTGGTCACGGGGCCCATAGGTGCCGGCAAATCCACTACCCTGGCCCGTCTGGTAGACGAGATTAATACCCACCACACCCGTGTCATCGTCACCGTCGAGGACCCCATCGAATACCTGCACCGCCCCAAGCGCTCGGCTGTGATCCAGCGCGAAATTGGTTCCGATGCGGTTTCCTACGAAAAAGCCCTGCTGGCTGCCATGCGCCAGAATGCCGATGTGATTGTGATAGGCGAGATCCGCGACCCGGCCACTGCCTCGGCGGTGCTCAATGCGGTCTATACCGGCCACCTGGTGCTCTCGACCTTTGTGTCCAGCGACAGCAGCAGCGTGCTGAACCGGATGCTCGAGCTCTTCAGCCAGGGAGAGCGCAACATCAACCGGGTGCTGCTGGCCGAAAGCCTCCTGGGCATCATCCACCAACGCCTGGTACCCACCACCGATGGCGAGCGGGTGCCCGTGACCGAGGTCATCACCATGACCCCCCGGATCCGCGAGGCCCTCAAGCAGCCCAGCCAGACCGACCGCCTGCGCGAGGTTTTGCGCGAACAGGGCCTGGAAGGCTACCAGAGCTTCGACGAAAACCTGCTCTCCCTGTACAACAAGGGCCGGGTGGACTACCAGACGGCCCGCCTGTATGCTCAGAACCCCACCCAGTTTGAACTCGCCATCCTGCGCCAGTCCGATAATCAGGGCTTTGGGGACTGGGCCGACGAATAA
- a CDS encoding MogA/MoaB family molybdenum cofactor biosynthesis protein, with protein MIRVGILTISDREARGEVEDRAYAVMRETLAFGPYEITNYEIIPDEPAQIKRMLRLWTDRDGLDLILTSGSIRLSSRDHVPEATRDMLEKEAPGIAELIRMETYKRNPLAALSRGVAGVRGKTLIVNLPGGPQGCKDSLEVILPLIPEAVQRITGRPVARLDNALSFD; from the coding sequence ATGATTCGAGTCGGCATCCTCACCATATCCGACCGCGAGGCCCGTGGCGAGGTCGAAGACCGCGCCTACGCGGTGATGCGCGAAACCCTAGCCTTTGGCCCCTACGAAATTACCAACTATGAGATTATCCCCGACGAGCCTGCCCAGATCAAGCGCATGCTGCGCTTGTGGACAGACCGGGACGGCCTGGATTTGATCCTGACTAGCGGCAGCATCCGCCTGAGCAGCCGCGACCACGTGCCCGAGGCCACCCGCGACATGCTGGAAAAAGAAGCTCCGGGCATTGCCGAACTCATCCGTATGGAGACCTACAAAAGAAACCCCTTGGCTGCTCTTTCCAGAGGGGTGGCCGGTGTGCGGGGCAAAACCCTGATCGTTAACTTGCCGGGTGGCCCCCAGGGGTGCAAGGATTCGCTCGAGGTCATCCTGCCCCTGATCCCCGAGGCCGTGCAGCGTATCACCGGTCGTCCGGTGGCCCGGCTGGACAATGCCCTTTCCTTCGACTGA
- a CDS encoding DsbA family protein, which produces MQTVTLYLDYLCPFAWRGLELIHVVAPQMGLELELRHYSLEQGNHPENQGLPQSAPVWKLAEQPLEGPKSLRAFLASHAARQQGKSAHLRFALELFRLRHQDRRSLGDDQTFVEAVDRAGLDLERFMADLEDEENRRLELARDLEQAGELGVFGTPTFVLPSGDAAYFRFSELTTEPELAVPLWELFTAVLHNGAHIETIKRPRK; this is translated from the coding sequence ATGCAGACCGTTACGCTGTACCTCGACTACCTGTGCCCCTTCGCCTGGCGGGGCCTCGAGCTGATTCATGTGGTGGCCCCCCAAATGGGCCTGGAGCTGGAGCTGCGGCACTACAGCTTGGAGCAGGGCAACCACCCGGAAAACCAGGGTCTGCCGCAGAGCGCCCCGGTCTGGAAGCTGGCCGAGCAGCCGCTGGAGGGCCCCAAGTCCCTGCGGGCCTTTCTGGCCTCGCATGCGGCCCGTCAACAGGGGAAGTCGGCCCACCTGCGCTTTGCCCTCGAGCTGTTTCGGCTGCGCCACCAGGATCGGCGGTCACTGGGCGACGACCAAACCTTTGTGGAGGCCGTAGACCGGGCCGGCCTGGATCTGGAGCGCTTCATGGCCGACCTGGAAGACGAGGAAAACCGGCGGCTCGAGCTCGCCCGCGACCTGGAGCAGGCCGGGGAGCTGGGGGTATTCGGCACGCCCACCTTTGTGCTGCCTTCGGGCGACGCAGCCTATTTTCGCTTTAGCGAACTCACCACCGAGCCCGAGCTGGCTGTACCCCTGTGGGAGCTTTTTACCGCCGTGCTGCACAACGGGGCCCACATCGAGACCATCAAGCGGCCCCGCAAATAG
- a CDS encoding putative glycoside hydrolase yields the protein MSLSASYSDGLTHRFTVALQPDQPHRFFVKAAPRSNPTQPYALTRQVNYRVLQPYNPPYPRLFTLWWPRWGNWSELTLEKLLKLSVFILNIHPGEGRVPFDTRVLTEARKRNPHLKLLTQYFSTYGCTQSMCAALEAADNDPSDPQLYRKVFVRTASGKIAYAFGDYPVFNLANPATVDLLVQLHYRVWREDLLLFDGAFMDSTWRGFSYVYGPYMPDKDLLDLDLDGRADPVQERDRAFEMGRIEFLQKLRAVMPNAILTANSVAGYPDRFHLNGNTGPLRDRQGKAYSYLESIDGMEFETDLEALSQGEYWLSFEEFVQRYRAWCRDTGCFTLVPNKIVADESPNSDKAYQTLQAMRFGLAAALMSGGSFLHGGWKYYTYFDEYDINLGYPRTAGAPIASGSPVWRRDFDNGIALLNSSKTQTITVDLGGTFKALQGTQDPGVNNGATVTRITIPPLDGRILLK from the coding sequence ATGAGCCTTTCCGCCAGCTACAGCGATGGCCTTACCCATCGCTTCACGGTGGCGTTACAACCCGACCAACCCCACCGCTTTTTCGTGAAGGCGGCTCCTCGAAGTAATCCGACCCAGCCCTACGCGCTAACCCGTCAGGTAAACTACCGGGTGCTACAGCCCTACAACCCTCCCTATCCGCGACTATTTACGTTATGGTGGCCCAGATGGGGCAACTGGAGTGAACTGACGCTCGAAAAGCTCTTGAAACTCAGTGTGTTTATTCTGAATATCCACCCGGGTGAGGGCCGGGTGCCTTTCGACACCAGGGTGCTGACCGAGGCCCGTAAACGCAATCCCCACCTCAAGCTGCTTACCCAGTACTTCAGCACCTATGGTTGTACCCAGAGCATGTGTGCAGCCCTCGAGGCTGCCGATAATGATCCCAGCGATCCCCAACTCTACCGTAAGGTCTTCGTGCGAACCGCCAGCGGTAAAATCGCCTATGCCTTTGGTGACTATCCGGTCTTTAACCTAGCCAATCCGGCCACCGTAGACTTGCTGGTGCAGCTGCACTACCGGGTCTGGCGCGAAGATTTGCTGCTGTTTGATGGGGCTTTCATGGATAGCACCTGGCGCGGCTTCAGCTATGTATACGGGCCCTACATGCCGGATAAAGACCTGCTCGATCTCGACCTCGATGGGCGTGCGGATCCCGTACAAGAACGCGACCGGGCCTTTGAGATGGGCCGCATTGAGTTTCTACAAAAGCTGCGCGCAGTTATGCCCAACGCTATATTGACGGCCAATTCCGTTGCTGGTTACCCGGACCGCTTTCATCTCAACGGAAATACCGGCCCCTTGCGCGACCGCCAGGGTAAGGCTTATTCCTACCTCGAGAGCATAGATGGCATGGAATTTGAAACTGACCTCGAGGCCCTCAGCCAGGGCGAGTATTGGCTCAGCTTTGAAGAGTTCGTGCAGCGCTACCGGGCCTGGTGTCGGGATACCGGCTGCTTTACGCTGGTGCCCAATAAAATTGTCGCCGACGAATCACCTAATTCTGATAAAGCTTACCAGACCCTGCAGGCCATGCGCTTTGGATTGGCTGCTGCGCTAATGTCTGGGGGTAGCTTCCTGCACGGGGGCTGGAAATACTACACCTACTTCGATGAATATGACATCAATTTGGGTTATCCAAGGACAGCCGGAGCACCCATTGCCTCCGGCTCGCCGGTGTGGCGACGAGATTTTGACAACGGCATCGCCTTGCTCAACTCGAGCAAAACCCAAACCATCACCGTAGACTTAGGCGGTACCTTCAAAGCCCTTCAAGGCACCCAGGATCCTGGCGTGAATAATGGGGCTACCGTGACCAGAATAACGATTCCACCACTGGACGGAAGGATTTTGCTCAAGTAG
- a CDS encoding helix-turn-helix domain-containing protein yields MSLERPNSIANVLSRRCPSNQVLDMVADKWSVLVIYTLKRGTLRHGELFHLIEGISQKMLTQTLRNLQKNGLITRKVYAAVPPHTEYTLTPLGYSLHEVLAPLCRWAEHNWASVVEARELYVLEGDGSPT; encoded by the coding sequence ATGAGCCTCGAGCGCCCCAACTCCATCGCCAATGTATTGAGTCGTCGTTGTCCTTCAAACCAAGTCCTGGACATGGTGGCCGACAAATGGAGTGTACTCGTCATCTATACCCTCAAACGGGGAACCTTGCGGCACGGTGAGCTGTTCCACCTGATCGAGGGAATTTCGCAAAAAATGCTTACTCAAACCCTGCGGAATCTTCAGAAAAATGGTCTTATCACCCGCAAAGTGTATGCAGCAGTACCACCACACACCGAATATACCCTCACCCCTCTGGGCTATAGCCTGCATGAGGTGTTGGCACCGCTGTGCCGCTGGGCGGAGCATAATTGGGCGAGTGTGGTTGAAGCAAGGGAGTTATATGTTTTAGAAGGGGATGGGAGTCCCACATGA
- a CDS encoding response regulator transcription factor codes for MARVLLVDDDPVIREVLGVYLRQEGYEVVEALDGLEALAKIPQASLVVLDLMLPRLSGWEVARELRRDYPELPVLMLTAKGEEEERIRGLDLGADDYVVKPFSPREVVARVRALLRRSGLKAELAFGELVIRPREREAYLAGEPLALSKLEFDLLLTLAQHPGLVWSRERLLERVWGSDFPGVDRVVDVHIAGLRKKLGEDGDNPRYIETVRGVGYRFREE; via the coding sequence GTGGCTCGTGTGCTGCTGGTCGATGATGACCCGGTGATCCGCGAGGTATTAGGTGTTTACCTACGCCAGGAAGGCTACGAGGTGGTAGAGGCCCTAGACGGGCTAGAAGCACTGGCGAAGATCCCCCAGGCCAGCCTGGTGGTGCTCGACCTGATGCTGCCCCGGCTTTCGGGCTGGGAGGTGGCCCGCGAACTCCGACGCGACTACCCCGAGCTGCCCGTTTTGATGCTCACCGCCAAGGGGGAAGAGGAAGAGCGCATCCGAGGGCTTGACCTGGGGGCCGACGACTACGTGGTCAAGCCCTTCAGCCCGCGCGAGGTGGTAGCTCGAGTGCGGGCTTTGCTGCGCCGCAGCGGGCTGAAGGCCGAACTGGCCTTCGGCGAGTTGGTGATCCGACCCCGCGAGCGTGAAGCCTACCTGGCCGGAGAACCCCTGGCGCTCTCGAAGCTCGAGTTCGACCTACTCCTGACCCTAGCCCAGCACCCCGGGTTGGTGTGGAGCCGCGAGCGCCTGTTGGAGCGGGTCTGGGGAAGCGACTTCCCCGGGGTGGATCGGGTAGTGGATGTGCATATCGCCGGGCTGCGCAAAAAGCTGGGCGAGGACGGCGACAACCCCCGCTACATCGAGACGGTGCGCGGGGTGGGCTACCGCTTCCGGGAGGAGTGA
- the argF gene encoding ornithine carbamoyltransferase, which translates to MVEAIKPVSSLKGRDFLSNLDLSPAEYRAVLDTAHAMKRGAFKGLRPLEGQTLAMIFEKPSLRTRTTFEVAMNQLGGHAVNLTNAEIGLGTREPVRDIALNLERWVEGIMARVYLHSTLEELARYSSKPVINGLSDLLHPVQLLADYQTIEETFPDTRGLKVAYIGDGNNMANAHIQCAVLSGVKLTIATPRGYEPNAIIYMEALKLGADITLTHDPRAAAEGAQVLYTDVWVSMGQEAEASQKRKIKDFAGFQVNPAMLDLIDPDGIFLHCLPAHYGEEVVEEATLHKKSRVFDQAENRLHAQKALLYHLLS; encoded by the coding sequence GTGGTTGAAGCAATAAAGCCAGTTTCCAGCCTGAAAGGCCGCGATTTTCTCTCGAATCTCGACCTGTCGCCGGCTGAATACCGCGCAGTGCTCGATACGGCCCATGCCATGAAGCGGGGAGCGTTCAAGGGGTTGCGGCCCCTCGAGGGCCAGACCTTAGCCATGATCTTCGAAAAGCCCAGCCTGCGCACCCGAACCACCTTCGAGGTGGCCATGAACCAGCTGGGGGGTCACGCGGTCAACCTGACCAACGCCGAAATTGGCCTGGGTACCCGCGAGCCGGTGCGCGATATTGCCCTGAACTTGGAACGCTGGGTGGAGGGCATTATGGCCCGGGTCTATCTGCACTCCACCCTCGAGGAGCTGGCCCGATACTCCTCCAAGCCCGTCATCAACGGTCTTTCCGACCTGCTGCACCCTGTACAACTGCTGGCCGACTACCAGACCATCGAGGAAACCTTCCCGGATACGCGGGGGCTCAAGGTGGCCTACATCGGCGATGGCAACAACATGGCCAACGCCCATATCCAGTGTGCGGTGCTGTCGGGGGTCAAGCTCACCATCGCGACCCCGCGCGGCTATGAGCCCAACGCGATTATCTACATGGAGGCCCTCAAGCTAGGAGCCGATATCACCCTGACCCACGACCCCCGCGCTGCTGCCGAAGGGGCCCAGGTGCTTTACACCGACGTCTGGGTCTCGATGGGCCAGGAGGCCGAGGCCAGCCAGAAGCGCAAAATCAAAGACTTCGCCGGTTTTCAAGTGAACCCGGCCATGCTCGACCTGATTGACCCCGATGGCATCTTCTTGCACTGCCTGCCTGCTCACTACGGCGAGGAGGTGGTGGAGGAGGCCACCCTGCACAAGAAATCGCGCGTCTTCGATCAGGCCGAAAACCGCCTGCACGCGCAGAAAGCGCTGCTTTACCATTTGCTAAGCTAG
- the deoD gene encoding purine-nucleoside phosphorylase, whose amino-acid sequence MTPHISAPSGAIAEAILLPGDPLRAKYIAENFLENPVLYNQVRNMFGYTGTYKGKRVSVQGTGMGIPSASIYIHELIQFYGCKTLIRVGTAGAITEHLRLRDLVIAQAASTDSSINNLRFAGQNYAPIADFELMRRAYDHAKARGMSVRVGNVLSTDTFYHDQPDAYKIWAQFGVLAVEMEAAGLYTLAAKFAVQALCILTISDHLITREKTTPQERQETFNQMVEVALETI is encoded by the coding sequence ATGACGCCACACATCTCCGCTCCGTCCGGTGCCATTGCCGAAGCCATCCTGCTGCCGGGAGACCCCTTGCGGGCCAAGTACATTGCCGAGAACTTTCTGGAAAATCCAGTGCTCTATAACCAGGTACGCAACATGTTTGGCTATACCGGAACCTACAAGGGAAAACGGGTTAGCGTACAGGGCACCGGAATGGGCATCCCCTCGGCCAGCATCTACATCCACGAGCTCATTCAGTTTTATGGTTGCAAGACCCTCATTCGGGTAGGTACGGCGGGGGCCATTACGGAGCACCTCAGACTGCGGGATCTGGTTATAGCCCAGGCGGCCAGCACCGATTCCTCCATCAACAACCTGCGCTTTGCCGGTCAGAACTATGCCCCCATTGCCGACTTTGAGCTCATGCGGCGAGCCTACGACCATGCAAAAGCCAGGGGGATGTCGGTGCGGGTGGGCAATGTGCTTTCGACCGACACCTTCTATCACGACCAGCCCGACGCTTACAAAATCTGGGCGCAATTTGGGGTGCTGGCGGTTGAAATGGAGGCCGCAGGGCTTTACACCCTGGCGGCCAAGTTTGCGGTGCAAGCTTTGTGTATCCTGACCATCAGCGACCATCTGATTACCCGTGAGAAAACAACGCCACAAGAAAGACAGGAGACCTTCAATCAGATGGTCGAGGTGGCTCTCGAGACCATCTGA
- a CDS encoding VIT1/CCC1 transporter family protein: protein MYARTHIEQHFTGSETIRDVVIGMSDGLTVPFALAAGLSGAVDNSFVVLIAGIAEVAAGSIAMGLGGFLAARSESDHYKAELEREWREVRELPESETEEVRAVFRRYGLEGEPLEQATRAVTAKPQAWVDFMMKEELGLEKPNPKRALSSALTIGGAYIVGGAIPLIPYALRLPMSSALLWSVAVTLVALAVFGAVKARFTGISMFKGAWQTALVGGLAAGVAFAIARLVSGLE from the coding sequence ATGTATGCCCGAACCCATATCGAACAACACTTCACCGGCTCCGAGACCATCCGGGATGTGGTGATCGGCATGTCCGACGGGCTCACGGTGCCGTTTGCGCTGGCAGCCGGGCTATCGGGCGCAGTGGATAATAGTTTTGTGGTCTTGATTGCCGGCATCGCCGAGGTAGCCGCGGGCTCCATTGCTATGGGGTTGGGCGGTTTTCTGGCAGCCCGCAGTGAGTCAGACCACTACAAAGCCGAGCTCGAGCGCGAGTGGCGCGAAGTGCGAGAGCTGCCCGAGAGCGAAACCGAGGAAGTGCGAGCAGTGTTCAGAAGATACGGGCTGGAAGGTGAGCCCCTGGAACAAGCCACCCGGGCCGTCACGGCCAAACCCCAGGCCTGGGTGGATTTCATGATGAAAGAGGAACTGGGCCTGGAAAAACCCAATCCCAAAAGGGCCTTGAGCAGTGCGCTCACCATTGGCGGCGCGTACATTGTGGGGGGAGCCATTCCGCTGATACCGTATGCACTTCGGCTTCCGATGTCGAGTGCGCTCTTGTGGAGCGTGGCAGTAACCCTGGTGGCGCTGGCAGTGTTCGGGGCGGTCAAGGCTCGCTTTACCGGCATCAGTATGTTCAAAGGCGCCTGGCAGACGGCCCTGGTAGGTGGCCTGGCAGCAGGGGTAGCGTTTGCCATAGCGCGGCTGGTGAGCGGGCTCGAGTAG
- a CDS encoding DUF3105 domain-containing protein, translating into MLWFWGGVGVLGVLLGGFFWWQGQQSAAGFDALVDQGKPGLQARVVTHTDAGRGHINIGSPVQYAIDPPTSGVHWPNWTNPGFYQRPEPKEKLVHALEHGNVVIYYDQPPTEALNQIRNWQRLFTGQWDGLVVVPRQGLGQALELTAWNRLLRLETWDAALAAAFIDAYRGRGPENPVR; encoded by the coding sequence ATGCTCTGGTTCTGGGGAGGGGTGGGTGTCTTGGGGGTGTTGCTTGGGGGTTTTTTTTGGTGGCAGGGACAACAGTCGGCAGCCGGTTTTGACGCGCTGGTTGACCAGGGCAAGCCGGGTTTACAGGCTCGAGTGGTCACACATACCGATGCCGGGCGGGGCCATATCAATATAGGCTCACCAGTGCAGTATGCCATCGACCCTCCTACCTCCGGGGTGCACTGGCCCAACTGGACAAACCCTGGTTTTTACCAACGTCCTGAACCCAAGGAAAAGCTGGTGCATGCATTGGAGCACGGTAATGTGGTGATCTACTACGACCAACCCCCTACCGAGGCCTTGAACCAGATTCGCAACTGGCAGCGCCTATTTACCGGCCAGTGGGATGGGCTGGTGGTGGTACCCAGACAAGGGCTAGGTCAGGCCCTCGAGCTCACTGCCTGGAACAGGCTGTTGCGCTTGGAGACTTGGGATGCCGCGTTGGCGGCGGCTTTTATAGATGCCTACCGGGGACGGGGGCCGGAAAACCCGGTTCGCTAG
- the argC gene encoding N-acetyl-gamma-glutamyl-phosphate reductase, with product MKKPTVFIDGEAGTTGLQIRARLQRRGDIELVSIDPAKRKDESERKRLLNAVDVAILCLHDDLAKAAVGMLENPETRILDASSAHRVDEGWVYGFPELTPAQPEHIRRARLVSNPGCYPTGVIALLRPLIDAGLLPRRFAASVNAISGYSGGGRQLIEAMEGRGEHRLAGDYRAYGLELTHKHIPEMTLYSGLEHPPIFTPAVGRFRQGMLDFIPIHLWALPQKVSGAELHEALVERYRGQRFVRVMPLETYGAHHPVLDPQALNGTNLLELFVFENPAREQALLVARFDNLGKGASGAAVQNLDLMLGLEGPYTYEYFGY from the coding sequence ATGAAAAAACCCACCGTGTTTATTGATGGCGAAGCGGGCACCACCGGCCTACAGATTCGGGCGCGCTTGCAGCGCCGCGGCGATATCGAACTGGTTTCCATTGACCCTGCTAAGCGCAAGGATGAGTCTGAGCGCAAGCGGCTATTAAACGCGGTGGATGTGGCCATCCTCTGCTTGCACGACGACCTGGCCAAAGCCGCGGTGGGGATGCTGGAGAACCCCGAGACCCGCATTCTGGACGCGAGTTCGGCCCACCGGGTGGACGAGGGCTGGGTGTATGGGTTTCCGGAGCTAACCCCTGCGCAACCCGAACATATTCGCCGGGCTCGCCTGGTTTCCAACCCCGGCTGCTACCCCACCGGCGTGATTGCCCTGTTGCGGCCCCTGATAGACGCTGGGCTGTTGCCCAGGCGCTTTGCGGCCTCGGTGAATGCCATCTCGGGGTACTCGGGGGGTGGGCGGCAACTGATAGAAGCCATGGAAGGAAGGGGAGAGCACCGGCTGGCCGGCGACTACCGGGCCTATGGCCTCGAGCTGACCCACAAACACATCCCCGAGATGACCCTCTACTCGGGCCTCGAGCACCCCCCCATCTTCACACCGGCAGTGGGGCGCTTTCGGCAGGGCATGCTGGACTTTATCCCCATCCACCTTTGGGCCCTGCCCCAAAAAGTCAGCGGGGCCGAGCTGCATGAGGCCCTGGTTGAGCGCTACCGCGGTCAGCGCTTTGTGCGGGTGATGCCTTTGGAGACCTACGGGGCGCACCACCCGGTACTGGACCCCCAGGCCCTCAACGGTACCAACCTGCTCGAGCTCTTCGTCTTCGAGAACCCCGCGCGCGAGCAGGCCCTCCTGGTAGCTCGATTCGATAACCTGGGCAAGGGCGCTTCGGGGGCCGCGGTGCAGAACCTCGACCTGATGCTGGGCCTGGAGGGCCCCTACACCTACGAGTATTTTGGATATTGA
- a CDS encoding DinB family protein produces MSNPELRSQLVNLLTLRQAHADFEDAVADFPEEHINTRPPGCPYTFWHLVEHLRLAQKDILDYIASDQYRWPHFPDDYWPHAQATTDLAGWNASVRQFMADRQALVEIVQNPAMDLFAPLPNSGQYRHNILREIHIIAAHNAYHTGELVVLRRVMGTWRS; encoded by the coding sequence ATGAGCAACCCCGAACTCCGCAGCCAACTGGTAAACCTGCTCACCCTCCGGCAAGCCCACGCCGACTTCGAGGACGCGGTAGCGGATTTTCCCGAGGAGCACATCAACACCCGACCTCCCGGATGCCCCTACACCTTCTGGCACCTGGTCGAGCACCTGCGCCTGGCCCAGAAAGACATTCTGGACTACATTGCTTCTGATCAATACCGCTGGCCCCACTTTCCCGACGACTACTGGCCCCATGCCCAGGCCACAACCGATCTTGCAGGCTGGAATGCAAGTGTCCGGCAGTTCATGGCCGACCGGCAAGCACTGGTCGAAATCGTGCAGAATCCGGCTATGGACCTGTTTGCACCGTTGCCGAACAGCGGCCAGTATCGGCACAACATTCTGCGCGAAATTCACATCATCGCTGCTCACAACGCCTACCATACCGGCGAACTTGTTGTGCTGCGCCGGGTCATGGGCACCTGGCGTTCTTAA